From a single Stackebrandtia endophytica genomic region:
- a CDS encoding GNAT family N-acetyltransferase, with protein MREPLADLATADPDLRLVELTATDARDYHDLLRRSHVHLTEFGDYDREVDSTFEEILAHFEKPADRHHRYGIRLSDRLIGRIDLNPVDPPRYSIGYWLGVDALGRGYATLAAQALITHAGAHLAATEIYAGVTHGNHRSVAVLARLGFTQVADFDEYTRFRRRLDDRLSPEGAQPEA; from the coding sequence ATGAGAGAACCGTTGGCCGACTTGGCAACCGCTGATCCGGACCTACGACTGGTCGAGCTGACGGCCACCGACGCGAGGGACTACCACGACCTGTTGCGGCGCAGCCATGTCCACCTGACCGAGTTCGGGGACTACGACCGGGAGGTCGACTCCACGTTCGAGGAGATCCTGGCGCACTTCGAGAAGCCCGCCGACCGCCATCACCGTTACGGGATCCGGCTGAGCGACCGCCTCATCGGCAGGATCGACCTCAATCCCGTCGATCCACCGCGCTACTCCATCGGATACTGGCTGGGCGTCGACGCTCTGGGACGCGGTTACGCCACCTTGGCGGCACAGGCCCTGATCACTCACGCGGGTGCGCACCTGGCGGCCACCGAGATCTACGCCGGTGTCACCCACGGCAATCACCGCAGTGTCGCCGTCTTGGCGAGGCTGGGTTTCACGCAGGTCGCCGACTTCGACGAATACACGCGGTTTCGGCGGCGGCTGGACGATCGGCTCTCGCCGGAGGGTGCCCAGCCGGAGGCATAA
- a CDS encoding long-chain-fatty-acid--CoA ligase has translation MLNLAVLLEDSARSVPDRTAVIAGDTRLSYSQVDAMASAVAASLVDRGIQPGDRVALSCPNLPFFPVVYYGILKAGATVVPLNVLSTPREIAYYLRDSKAKAFFCFEGNLELPMATWAAEAFDQVPGCEHLVVMTLDPAASSPIESAQTLTEFTSGAPHRFDHLATETTDTAVVLYTSGTTGQPKGAQLSHSNMVQNVQVCHRLFGTVAHDVHLVTLPLFHSFAQTVQMNAGFGSESTLVLLPRFDPAAALGLMEAHQVTMFAGVPTMYWALLNHKDAESFDLPGIAEHLRLAVCGGSSLPLAVMNGFEERFGVPILEGYGLSESSPVATFSRLDRPRRLGSVGFPVWGTQVKVTRDDGTETDVDEPGEIRLRGHHIMTGYLDRPKETAEVLDDQGWFRTGDIGKRDADGYLYIVDRLKEMIIRNGLNVYPREIEEVLTSHPQISLAAVVGVPDDSLGEEVKAYVIRTADADLDEPGLVAWCKEQLAAYKYPRIIEFVDSLPMTATGKILKRELTG, from the coding sequence ATGCTGAATCTGGCCGTGCTGCTGGAGGATTCCGCACGCAGCGTTCCCGACCGAACCGCCGTGATCGCCGGGGACACCCGGCTCAGTTACTCGCAGGTCGACGCGATGGCTTCGGCGGTGGCGGCGTCACTGGTGGACCGGGGGATCCAGCCCGGTGATCGCGTCGCGTTGAGTTGTCCGAACCTGCCGTTCTTTCCGGTCGTCTACTACGGCATCCTCAAGGCGGGTGCGACCGTGGTCCCGCTGAACGTGTTGTCGACGCCCAGGGAGATCGCCTACTACCTGCGCGACTCCAAGGCCAAAGCGTTTTTCTGTTTCGAGGGCAACCTGGAACTGCCCATGGCCACCTGGGCGGCCGAGGCGTTTGACCAGGTACCGGGTTGCGAACACCTGGTGGTGATGACGCTCGATCCGGCGGCCTCCTCGCCGATCGAATCGGCTCAGACCCTGACCGAGTTCACCTCCGGTGCGCCGCACCGGTTCGACCACTTGGCGACCGAGACCACCGACACCGCGGTGGTGCTCTACACCAGTGGCACCACCGGACAACCCAAGGGTGCGCAACTGAGTCACAGCAACATGGTCCAGAACGTGCAGGTGTGTCACCGGTTGTTCGGAACCGTCGCGCACGATGTGCATCTGGTGACGTTGCCGTTGTTCCACTCCTTCGCGCAGACCGTGCAGATGAACGCGGGGTTCGGTTCGGAGTCGACGCTGGTGTTGTTGCCCCGGTTCGACCCGGCCGCGGCTCTGGGACTCATGGAGGCCCACCAGGTCACGATGTTCGCCGGTGTGCCCACGATGTACTGGGCACTGCTCAACCACAAGGACGCCGAATCCTTCGACCTACCCGGGATCGCCGAGCATCTGCGTCTGGCGGTCTGTGGTGGATCCAGTCTTCCGTTGGCGGTGATGAACGGGTTCGAGGAGCGGTTCGGTGTGCCCATTCTGGAGGGATACGGTCTCTCCGAGTCCAGTCCGGTGGCGACGTTCAGCCGCCTCGACCGGCCGCGCCGCCTCGGTTCGGTGGGATTCCCGGTGTGGGGCACCCAGGTGAAGGTGACCCGTGACGACGGGACCGAGACCGACGTGGACGAGCCGGGTGAGATCCGGCTGCGGGGTCACCACATCATGACCGGCTACCTCGACCGTCCGAAGGAGACCGCCGAGGTGTTGGACGACCAGGGCTGGTTCCGCACCGGTGATATCGGTAAGCGCGACGCCGACGGCTACCTGTACATCGTGGATCGTCTTAAGGAGATGATCATCCGCAACGGTCTCAACGTGTACCCGCGGGAGATCGAGGAGGTCTTGACCTCGCACCCGCAGATCAGCCTGGCCGCGGTGGTCGGTGTTCCAGACGATTCGCTGGGGGAGGAGGTCAAGGCGTACGTGATCCGCACTGCCGACGCCGATCTGGACGAGCCCGGCCTCGTCGCGTGGTGCAAGGAACAGTTGGCCGCCTACAAGTACCCGAGGATCATCGAGTTCGTCGACAGCCTGCCGATGACGGCGACCGGCAAGATCCTGAAGCGGGAACTCACCGGTTGA